One Carassius auratus strain Wakin chromosome 39, ASM336829v1, whole genome shotgun sequence genomic window, gtaaaatgattctcacactcccgtttatgtccttttttttttaattattcatcttGCAGCTGTtgcgttatttttgtcttatttttttacatttcaagttgaaaaacctctcgtcttaaatttattttcaagtttaagatttaggacggtattttgaactatttgacttgccgtacatccagtcacgcttcttgcgcacgctagttctgatcgtacgtatagtaactcggcaactacgcaagaattgtagtatgtttgcgtaaagggaaacagacattccgagtggaacagaatcgactgctacaccgcaTCTGCTGGTAGATGCCCCCCCACACACAAAAGTGAAACTCTGCCTATGCCTAGCGGAGCAGGGGAACAGCCTGACCAATGTGAGGCACACAGCATTATGTTAAATCCATCTAAGAAAAACAAGCCTGCTGACTAGTATGACTGAAATGTGAGAAGGTGTATGTGAGATCTGCTGACATATGAACAAGTTAACACAAATAGCAAATTAATGAGAAAATGGTCTCAAATCACCAGTCCTTTTAGCCTCAAAGGCATGCCTATTATATAATGTAACCTGAtttccattttttaaattaatttctatgACATAATCTAcagctatatttatatatttaaaatgatatatgtgtgtgtgtgtaattatagaacatttaaagctgcggtagggtaacttttgatgctctagcggttaataaacagaactgcttgcatcttgcggaagaacatcgaagccggaactacttctctctgtttatgtctatgaagaatcacaaaggtactgggttactccgccacggtacccccgaagcaatctaaaatagtccgaatataaacacttattataggtgcaccctagtgattcgggacaagctaaaaacatggtttggaaaatggattcatggtgtactcgcttattatatacatttttctacattttgaacacaaacaaagttacggaccgcagctctgattggttgtttcttaccgggagcggatgaatttctgcaaatggcaataggaccactgggaggagccagagaggCTTgaatttttcacagattatctgtctcatattctactgtcaggacataatgacaggtttaacaaatatgtaaaaaaatatatttttacaaaagttacctactgcagctttaaatggtGCCCAAaccagacagctgcagtgcacaTGTTGTTACAGAACCCTGCTTCCCACAACCCCAGAATCACATACCCTtccattattattaattcatcaatcAGTCACGTATAGGCATTGAATGTCTGTTCTCTATGGAGCATGACTATTACGGCTGGAAGGCATAGGCTAAATAAACCTTTCCGcatcctccctccctccctccctccctctcctcATAATTCCACGCCCTAACGGATACACAGACACCAGCAGAAGCAGTCTGGGTAATCTCAGCAGACACCTCGTCCTACTCTCTTTCTTCTAGCCAGTGGATACAGCAACTCTGTGCACTACAGTAAGTCTTTTTTTCATCCTCATTCCTCTGCGTATGCTTGTGGGTTTTAACATGATTTATGCGACGACTGGAGATGGTAAATTGGCTATATGTGCAGCAGCCTAAGTGAAAAGAGATAGAGCGATATAGGAGCTATTTCTCCTGCGAGGTAGACACTGCAGTCtagtctataaaaaaaaaaaaaaaaagactgcctGCTGCATGCTTAAATGGAATGAAGCAATGTGGAAAGAACAAAGACACAGACATAACAAAGAAAGTAAATCTAGTGAAATCAAAGAGGAAAATGTGCTGGATAAGGATACATAGAGAGGTGGCTAGGTGGGCGGATAGCATCAGAACAtaatacatgcatgcacacatgtgCTACATGctaccatcacacacacacacacacatacagagagaatTGAAACATTTTACACAAGCATAGCACTCTTACAAATATATAGTATTCTGATGgtgtaatatttgaaataattgtaatatctAGCTGTCTTTaaatcaaaaaacattttcagaccTTGCTGTAAAATGGCTGAAACAATGAAGAAACAGCATGCAAGATTTTTGAAACACTATAGAAGACAAAAGCAAGGTCAATGCTCTTTAAGTCACATCTGTCATCTCTGCTGACAGCAATCATGTCTGACAAGCCAGACCTCACAGAAATCGCCAAGTTTGACAAAACCAAGCTGAAGAAGACTGAGACAAAAGAGAAAAACCCTCTGCCCACCAAAGAGAGTGAGTGTCTGTTACACACCAGCATTCAGTGTGTCCAATCAGTTTGGGTGTGGTGTAGGTCTCTCTAAACCCCCAACCACCACCCACCCCACCCAATCCCCCATCAGCCTTTCTCATCTCTGCAGTGAACTGTCTACCATCTCTCcttatttgtcattttgtttcagCCATTTCTTTCTCTTCTATCTTATATccccttctctttttttcttccactcTCACTCATCTCAGTCTTTTTTTCAGCTTCTTATGTCAGCAGAATGGTCTCGCTTAAAGTCCTCCATCAGCATTGCAGTGCAGACCTAAGCATGCTCGCAGAATTTCCCATGAGAATAAGCATCTTATTTGCAATAATGCCACGCTCCCTCATCCTTCAAACacatctctctcactccctctcttAAGAAGCTTTACTGGCACAATAAAAGTATTTACACTtctaaagcattaaaaacattaaatttaatCTTTTTCTGTTTTCAGCTATAGAGCAGGAGAGGAAAGGTGATGCAACACCGTGAGTTAAGAGACAAGGAGAAGACAAGCACAAGACATGTCCTTCTGACATGGCAGATATTACAATTCCTATTTCTGTTTAAAGGGTGCTATTGCCCCATGTGATGCATGGTTACCATGGCGATTGGAGAAACTGGGGCCTATGAATGGGAGAGTAATGAGGGATGACTTGTGTCAGggttaaaaatagatattttacctaATTCTgttcagtgcattttttttttttttttttttatggtttcttCATGAAATAAAGACAagtgaaatgtaaaacaaataaaataccaaatatgactcatgtttttaaattatttttgtttaggtATAATGAAATTATTCAAAACATAAAGTCAAATTCTCttgtgttcaccaaggctgcatttatttgatcaaaaatacagtaaaaaatattattattatttaaaatacttttaatttttttccattttaatatattttcaaatataatttacttctgtgatgcaaagcaaccattaatatttacatgatcgtgtcacatgatcctttagaaatcattctaatgtactgatctgagaaacatttcttattatcagtgttgaaacacttgtgcttaatatttttgtggattttttttttttttttttttacagtgctttaatgaatagaaagtttttttctgtcacttctgatcaaattaataaatccttgctgaataaaaaaaaaaaatttcctcaGCCAAAAAGtatactgaccccagacttttgaatggttgtgtaattCATGTGCCACACACTAAGGTAAGGTAAGTGGTCACAATGTAAACAGGTTTGAGAAGAATACATAACTTGAATTAAAGTTAATTacaataatcacacacacacaaaaactttcaCAATCTGCCATACTTGaccagaaataaaatatatattgtatgcatCTTCTTAAAGCAGAAGGCAAAGAAAGGCTATGTCATAGAAAGCCATGGATTTAGTATTTGTAAGATTTCAATAGACTACTTTAGAAATGCATGATTAAGTTAGTGGTTACTTCAAATATATTCTAGTTTTCAACCTGTCATAAACTTAAAAGTAGGCTGactatattttagttttccaaaaCAAGGACAGTGGGTGCGGGCAGGGCGGAGGGTTGGTTGGTGGTTAAAATAGTACTATAGATATATCACAAATATCAAAACTCAAAATATGCAATTTTCcatacctaaaatacatattttacagtcactgttatgtatatttgatcataaatacagctaAAAAGCTTCCTGCAGTGGCCCTCCTTAGCTACTTATCAGAACAGTTTTATCATAggcagaatgcaaaatgtttcaatacaagcatttcaGTCAAACTTAATTTATGCAACATTTCAAACCTTAAACTTAAGGTGGAAAATCAACTCAtggcaacagtttaaaagtagcccaattccatgGAGAAAAAAGGCGGACTTGACAACCCTGCATCCAACACAAGCTGCAGGAGTCCAATTTCACTGATCATGGGGTGCGTGGAGAGATGGCTGACAGACCATGCTggaggatttgctgctcaacagatCCTGAGCTCGTTGACAAATATCTGATCATCCTTTACACAGAGCAGAAGTGATAGCAAAATcgaaagtgaaagtgaacagCAAGCTCTCATTCAAAAGTGATTTGAATACTCCACAGCGGCTTCCTGATGCTGAAAATGATATGCACTGTTAGAATGTCTGCAGGAGCAGGCGGGACTGGACACAAAAATCGAGGGAGCAGGTGCTAATAGACACAAATTCAGCGGGAGTgggattaagatatttttgatattcaTGTCCTAAGTATGGTCACGTTATTTAAATTCAGAATGGTGCTTATAGAAGGACAATAGAAGCGTATAATAAACGGGTCTGTTTTGTGGTGTGGCCAGCAGGGGCGCCACGATTAATAATTACCCAGCGGTTCTTAATTCTGGTCCCGGGTTCAAACATCGCTGAATATCCGATACTAGGCCTGTATTTTACAGCGCTattcttgtttttacatttaacacCCGATAAGGAGGTGCTGGAAGAAGCGATTATATCTCATTTGAACTCAATTGTGGTTGAGATGTTATTGAGGAGCGCAGCTGCGCTCTGGCGTCACTGCTCTTGTCACCCATCACCTGCACTCTGAACACCAGTGCTTCTCCGACCCTTAGCGTCTTTTATTACCATCTTATCTCTCTCAAGACTGACATAACTAAAACCaattaattaaactgaaaagacttacaaacacaaataaaaagcaaaatgtCTTTAATTGGTTTTAACCTGTGTTGCTCGTGCAGACACCTAATGAGCGgatctaataaaaatgtttagcCTATAAGGTAAGGCATTAATTCGAAACTACGGAGCTAGGCTCCATTCCAgttttaaattcatctattaaaGGTCACTTAGAtgttttggagttttttttttttttttgcgtcatTAAAGTCTGAAATTAGGCTACTGAAAAAGGGAACCTTGGAATAGGTTAAATATTTTGCGTAAAAAAGTTTATAATTGTTTctaaaatcaacaaataaatattaaaatattgatattttataatatatatatatatatatatatatatatatacatatatatatatatatatatatatactggggGAAAAAACTTTTGCTATGTGACAAAAACTATGCTaccaaatattttacaatttcatGAAAAGGCGCGTTTGcaaatcaaaacacatttaaaataacttgtcaTAGGccattgtgttttatatttccTTCCTTAATCACGAAACAAGGCGAAAAGCCTTAACAACATAGGCTAATGAACTGCACCTGAGCCTCTGTGAGTGACTCCTCAAAATGGATTATCTGTGCGACAAGGTGAGAAATGTTCTCTGATTTCAGTCTGACATGGGGAGTAAACGCTGTGGTAATGATCTTTTATAGCCATTTTTAATCCTTAGTATGTGATTTATTTCACATAGCCTATTTGTTGTTACATGAATTTAAGCGTTGAAGTAAGCTATGCTTGATTGCCCGCGGTTTGTTACCCCATAAACCTATTCTGAGATATCTGCGACAGAACATTTATGGCACGACGGTCCCATTTAGGTTAGG contains:
- the LOC113058139 gene encoding thymosin beta-like, with protein sequence MSDKPDLTEIAKFDKTKLKKTETKEKNPLPTKETIEQERKGDATP